From a region of the Acinetobacter larvae genome:
- a CDS encoding sulfatase-like hydrolase/transferase, protein MKPNFVIIVADQLRADALSIFGNTVVQTPHIDALAQQGIAFSEVFTQHSVCSPSRVSFISGYYPHVHGHRTLVNLIQPNQPNFLKDFKQNGYDVVHIGERGHTFEDQAAEESVSYHGFSNTDFNSVKSFSIGKIFKTDPIDVQNAIAKHPLSRAFYHGKSSDDDMTFDSACVETVQQWAAKAKTKEKPWLLYVPLFDPHPPFDVEEPWFSMYERETLSLPRQGYGYQPKYLSALSQMHGWDQYSDADWQEIKAVYYGMVSRLDDNIGKIRQALQKHHLDENTYFVIFSDHGEYLGDYGAVEKWPSGVHECLTRSPLIIAGKDIQQNKQSSALIELIDVFPTLLELAGIESKHRHYGKSFKALLSNPEQQHRHAVFSEGGFNCNEKDILEDPPYPYDLKGKIQHMNPKLVGKVACIRTQHWSYVWRLYEQHELYDRCEDPHETTNLIDQPEYIEIIHHLRDQLLQWLIETEDEIPAVVAAKITQIDLPHP, encoded by the coding sequence ATGAAACCTAATTTTGTTATTATTGTAGCTGATCAACTCCGAGCTGATGCATTATCTATATTTGGTAATACTGTTGTTCAGACGCCGCATATCGATGCTTTAGCCCAACAAGGGATCGCTTTTTCGGAAGTATTTACGCAACATAGCGTTTGTTCTCCATCACGGGTCTCTTTTATAAGTGGTTATTATCCACATGTGCATGGGCATCGAACATTGGTGAATTTAATTCAGCCCAATCAGCCAAACTTTCTCAAAGATTTTAAACAAAATGGTTATGATGTTGTCCATATTGGAGAACGTGGACATACTTTTGAGGACCAAGCCGCTGAGGAGTCAGTTTCTTATCATGGTTTTTCCAATACAGATTTTAACAGTGTAAAAAGTTTTTCAATTGGGAAAATCTTTAAAACAGATCCTATTGATGTGCAAAATGCTATTGCCAAACACCCATTATCGCGTGCTTTCTATCATGGTAAATCATCTGATGATGATATGACTTTTGATAGCGCTTGTGTAGAAACTGTGCAGCAATGGGCTGCAAAAGCTAAAACCAAAGAAAAACCGTGGCTATTATATGTACCATTATTTGATCCACACCCGCCTTTTGATGTAGAGGAACCTTGGTTTTCGATGTATGAGCGCGAGACCTTATCTTTACCTCGACAAGGGTATGGCTATCAACCGAAATATTTATCAGCTCTAAGTCAAATGCATGGCTGGGACCAGTATAGTGATGCAGATTGGCAAGAAATTAAGGCGGTATATTATGGTATGGTATCGCGATTGGACGATAATATCGGCAAAATCAGACAGGCACTGCAAAAACACCATTTGGATGAAAATACTTATTTTGTAATATTTTCGGATCATGGCGAATATTTAGGTGATTATGGTGCCGTTGAAAAGTGGCCGAGTGGTGTACATGAGTGTTTAACACGTTCGCCATTAATTATTGCAGGTAAAGATATTCAGCAAAACAAACAATCAAGCGCATTAATTGAATTGATTGATGTCTTCCCAACACTCTTAGAACTGGCCGGTATAGAAAGTAAGCATCGGCATTATGGCAAAAGTTTTAAAGCATTATTGTCGAATCCCGAACAACAGCATCGTCATGCGGTATTTAGCGAGGGGGGATTTAATTGCAATGAAAAGGATATTTTGGAAGATCCACCTTACCCATATGACCTCAAAGGTAAAATACAGCACATGAATCCTAAGCTGGTGGGAAAAGTTGCTTGTATTCGAACCCAACATTGGAGCTATGTTTGGCGATTATATGAGCAGCATGAGCTATATGATCGTTGTGAAGACCCGCATGAAACGACAAACTTAATCGATCAGCCAGAATATATCGAAATAATACATCATTTAAGAGATCAATTACTGCAGTGGCTTATTGAAACAGAAGATGAAATACCTGCCGTAGTAGCCGCAAAAATAACGCAGATCGATTTACCGCATCCATAG
- a CDS encoding transcriptional regulator codes for MSNQQEKVAFSKRLNKALLDCKHPISPTYLANEFNNRYHGQSISIQSANNWLQGKAIPSQDKLSILALWLNVSNQWLRFGDSEMSNSTSYTAAADDIDYLLKFKKLSAQQKKIILSIIDEFIS; via the coding sequence ATGAGTAACCAGCAAGAAAAAGTCGCATTTTCAAAACGCCTGAATAAGGCGTTACTTGATTGTAAGCATCCAATTAGTCCAACCTATTTAGCCAACGAATTTAATAATCGCTATCATGGTCAGAGTATAAGTATTCAATCTGCAAATAATTGGTTGCAAGGCAAAGCTATCCCCAGTCAAGATAAACTTTCTATACTGGCATTATGGCTCAATGTTTCAAATCAATGGCTACGTTTTGGTGACTCAGAAATGAGCAATTCGACCTCATATACCGCAGCTGCAGATGATATTGACTATTTACTTAAATTTAAAAAGCTCTCAGCACAACAGAAGAAAATCATCCTTTCAATTATTGATGAATTTATTTCATAA
- a CDS encoding YadA-like family protein produces the protein MKLQKTFLAASLALVAASVSAQQAKPVQVTDGLVSGESIYQGPTHIGGTNQGYVQAPVYGVHATQDDQKYGAPHYANNYLPTIKDVNNSAGQWVGIDLGSNTVGSTTAGNAIKYDVFKYKGSNNETVFEFVNPTTGESSGYFVKSGNDLVAYTGKVDVKTLEKGGQIEGTTGATLNSGFENKVVNGEHVLYGYQGAKVNQTGGVDGTIVNPDGTEEKVKGNFGQTTAQATDVRYVQSGILANTGRGPQIDPSKNIYGVSARDNNNVTMMTGNGIALADLSNNGQLQTDGSVITNDKLIDSKVSGTQKSRQYDVGGKTVVEIYNNDKGNELESKFYEYSNGTLVEYKGDKPVAGTHTKTGTAEYNEGTWQTSKTHNTVTNQNVTYSESTYTTDKTVVNAGITTPGGSTTNVLSEFGGDKTKLQSQQSVSTGIIGQNEDKSNKYGLEVAKTNEKGETAKTTVTADGISTTGVINAADYQINGQSIVESIDTSVGKATAEIDKKIVEVDQRLQQFNSVASDLNNRIDDVEKTAYRGVAIALAAQQAIPNLGAGQTAVFGGAGVYKSEGAGALGIATVLPDGRTSFSGAFGVAGGGEVGGRIGVSYVFGGK, from the coding sequence ATGAAACTTCAGAAAACATTTTTAGCAGCAAGTTTGGCGCTAGTAGCAGCTTCAGTAAGTGCGCAACAAGCAAAACCAGTACAGGTAACAGATGGTCTAGTTTCTGGTGAGTCAATTTACCAAGGTCCTACTCATATTGGCGGTACAAACCAAGGTTATGTGCAAGCTCCTGTTTATGGCGTACATGCTACACAAGATGACCAGAAGTATGGTGCACCACATTATGCCAATAACTATTTGCCAACAATTAAAGATGTCAACAATAGTGCTGGTCAATGGGTAGGTATTGATCTCGGTAGTAATACTGTCGGTTCAACAACTGCTGGTAACGCGATTAAATATGACGTCTTTAAATATAAAGGCAGCAATAATGAAACTGTTTTTGAGTTTGTTAACCCTACAACAGGTGAATCTTCAGGTTACTTTGTTAAATCTGGTAATGATCTAGTTGCTTATACTGGCAAAGTTGACGTAAAAACCTTGGAAAAAGGTGGTCAAATTGAAGGAACTACAGGTGCGACACTGAATTCAGGTTTTGAAAACAAAGTCGTGAATGGTGAGCATGTACTTTATGGTTATCAAGGTGCTAAAGTTAACCAAACTGGTGGTGTAGACGGTACCATCGTTAACCCAGACGGTACAGAAGAAAAAGTCAAAGGCAACTTTGGTCAAACTACAGCACAAGCGACTGATGTTCGTTATGTGCAATCAGGTATTTTAGCCAATACTGGTCGTGGTCCACAAATTGACCCATCAAAAAATATTTATGGTGTGAGTGCACGTGATAACAATAACGTGACTATGATGACTGGTAATGGTATTGCTTTAGCTGATTTATCAAATAATGGTCAATTGCAAACTGACGGTAGTGTCATTACCAATGATAAATTAATTGACTCTAAAGTGAGCGGTACGCAAAAATCACGTCAATACGACGTTGGTGGCAAAACTGTTGTTGAAATCTATAACAATGACAAAGGCAATGAGCTCGAGTCTAAGTTCTATGAATATTCAAATGGTACGCTCGTTGAGTATAAAGGTGATAAACCTGTAGCTGGTACACATACTAAAACTGGTACTGCAGAATATAACGAAGGTACTTGGCAAACATCTAAAACTCACAATACTGTAACCAACCAGAATGTGACTTATAGTGAATCTACTTATACAACAGACAAAACTGTTGTGAATGCTGGTATTACAACACCAGGTGGTTCAACTACAAACGTACTTTCTGAATTTGGTGGCGATAAAACTAAATTGCAATCACAGCAATCTGTTTCTACCGGTATCATTGGTCAAAACGAAGATAAGTCTAACAAATATGGCTTAGAAGTTGCGAAAACCAACGAAAAAGGCGAAACAGCAAAAACAACTGTAACTGCTGATGGTATTTCTACTACTGGTGTAATCAACGCGGCTGACTATCAAATCAATGGTCAAAGTATCGTTGAATCAATCGACACTTCGGTGGGTAAAGCGACTGCAGAAATCGATAAGAAAATTGTAGAAGTTGATCAACGTTTACAACAATTCAATAGCGTTGCTTCTGACTTGAACAACCGTATTGATGACGTTGAGAAAACTGCTTACCGTGGTGTTGCAATTGCGTTGGCTGCTCAACAAGCTATTCCTAACCTAGGCGCAGGTCAAACTGCTGTGTTTGGTGGTGCAGGTGTGTATAAGAGTGAAGGTGCTGGTGCTTTAGGTATCGCAACTGTACTTCCAGATGGTCGTACTTCATTCAGCGGTGCATTCGGTGTAGCGGGCGGCGGTGAAGTTGGTGGTCGTATCGGTGTATCTTATGTATTCGGTGGAAAATAA
- a CDS encoding diacylglycerol kinase, with protein sequence MDHFSPLKGKTGIKRIFNAARYSLSGFKAAFKHEAAFRQIIFINMLLIPLSFYFDVSRAERAIMIMVCLLAIIVELFNSAIEAVVDRISLDQHPLSKNAKDMGSAAQFIALSIIFLSWLIILLPY encoded by the coding sequence ATGGATCATTTCTCACCTTTAAAAGGTAAAACAGGTATAAAGCGCATCTTCAATGCCGCTCGATATTCACTTTCTGGTTTCAAAGCTGCTTTTAAACATGAGGCAGCTTTTAGACAAATCATCTTCATTAACATGCTTCTCATACCATTGAGTTTTTATTTTGATGTCAGTCGTGCAGAGCGTGCAATCATGATTATGGTCTGTTTACTGGCGATTATTGTTGAACTGTTTAATTCTGCGATTGAAGCTGTTGTCGATCGAATTTCTTTAGACCAACATCCATTATCAAAAAATGCCAAAGATATGGGGAGCGCAGCGCAATTTATTGCGCTTAGTATTATTTTTCTAAGCTGGTTAATTATTTTACTGCCCTATTAA
- a CDS encoding glycerophosphodiester phosphodiesterase, which translates to MKKMILMSATLMLAACDEQDKNTSDQKASTQQAMPLIIAHRGASALRPEHTLAAYQKAIDDGADFIEPDLVATQDGYLIARHENEIGSTTNIASLPQFASRKTTKVIDGTELNGWFTEDLSLNELKQLKARERIADIRPDNTRYNDLYEIPTLEQIIDLAEQHYKKTGKVIGLYIETKHPTYFQNKNLALEDRLLKTLAQHHYTREIAPIYLQSFEVNNLKYMSDQLKQHRSVKHAKIIQLYDEKKMSPADLAGATQYASMATAAGLKNVASYADGVGPSKDYIIDNNAQVTSFVKDAHAVGLKVHPYTFRPENQFLNSALKCPGAAKLRCVTGAEKELSLFFKAGVDGVFADDPALARQALTKYINAQTNR; encoded by the coding sequence ATGAAAAAAATGATTTTGATGAGCGCTACTTTGATGCTTGCAGCGTGTGATGAGCAAGATAAAAATACATCTGACCAGAAAGCCTCAACACAACAAGCTATGCCGCTTATTATTGCACATCGTGGCGCCAGTGCACTGCGACCAGAACATACTTTAGCTGCATATCAAAAGGCGATCGATGATGGCGCAGATTTTATTGAACCAGACCTCGTCGCAACGCAAGATGGTTATTTAATTGCCCGTCATGAAAACGAGATCGGAAGCACAACCAATATTGCCAGCCTACCACAATTTGCATCACGCAAAACCACTAAAGTCATTGATGGTACTGAACTGAATGGTTGGTTTACTGAAGATTTGAGCCTAAATGAATTAAAGCAACTCAAAGCGCGCGAACGAATTGCTGATATTCGCCCAGATAATACACGCTATAATGATTTATATGAAATTCCGACATTGGAACAAATCATCGACCTCGCCGAACAGCACTATAAAAAAACCGGAAAAGTCATCGGACTATATATAGAAACAAAGCATCCTACGTATTTTCAAAATAAAAACTTAGCACTAGAAGATAGACTGTTAAAAACCTTAGCACAACACCATTATACTCGCGAGATTGCGCCTATTTATTTACAATCTTTTGAAGTAAATAATTTAAAATATATGAGCGATCAACTTAAACAACATCGTTCTGTAAAACACGCCAAAATTATCCAACTGTATGATGAGAAAAAAATGTCACCTGCAGATCTTGCTGGTGCGACGCAATATGCCAGCATGGCAACTGCCGCAGGTTTAAAAAATGTTGCCAGCTATGCCGATGGCGTTGGTCCTAGTAAAGACTATATTATTGACAACAATGCTCAGGTTACTAGCTTTGTAAAAGATGCGCACGCTGTAGGATTAAAAGTTCATCCTTATACTTTTAGACCCGAAAACCAATTTTTAAATAGCGCATTAAAATGCCCTGGCGCTGCCAAATTACGCTGCGTCACAGGGGCAGAAAAAGAGTTGTCATTATTTTTTAAAGCAGGTGTAGATGGCGTATTTGCGGATGATCCAGCCCTTGCCCGTCAGGCACTGACAAAATATATCAACGCACAAACAAATAGATAA
- a CDS encoding multidrug efflux RND transporter permease subunit produces MLSRFFIQRPIFAGVLAIMVMAFGIFAMLNLPIERYPDIAPPRITISTSYAGADAETVEESVTQVLEQQIKGIDHLLYFNSSSDSSGRSRISLSFETGTNPDTAQVQVQNNINSAINRLPDDVQRQGVNVYKSLGDTFMVIGLYDERGAANNIELSDYLTNHIEQELARLDGVGEVDVFGSQYAMRIWLDPHALKKFQLMPSDIRTSIEAQNTQVAAGGIGDLPTLDQQYLNAKVIAGSRLKTADEFKEIIVKSNPDGSLIYLKDVARVELGAENYQSFNTINGHASAGMAISLASGANALATSKIIKAELARLATQLPQGYKIVYPRDNTPFVQASIEEVVKTLIEAMLLVVLVMYLFLQSWRATLIPTITVPVVILGTFAILAVFGMSINTLTLFALVLAIGLLVDDAIVVVENVERLMHEQAMDAQQAALASMQDMSGALIGITLVLTAVFIPMAFFPGATGVIYRQFSVTLVAAMSLSLLTALILTPALCAIILKPKQKTARWAELFNNTLKSIDTYYRKTIHLTLNYKWAMMICFIALIAVFSLLYRALPTSFIPSEDQGILSVQFRLVDGAPMSKSVVVGEQIQRYFLEQEKANVDIVLMRYGRNFSGTAQNLGTGFVALKSWDQRKSPEQTALAIKQRAEKYFRQHLEVSFVLVSLPAAVSGLGDTNSLDFWLQDVNGQGRQYLQQQYEAIKLKANEYDSFEKFQNRSNPDKAKLNVKIDHRLAALHQVPLPAINSTLSTAWGGSYVNDFIDRGKIKRVYMQGDAAYRSKPEDLAQWAVRNQNNQMIEFSNFASINWDGGPDVVNRFQGYRALSMEADSHANASTGVAMRDIQHLVDQFPGISVAWSGLSLQEQQAKQQALWLYLSSIGFIFLCLAALYESWSIPTAVMTAIPLGMGGNIVFSSMFGLANDIYFQIALLTTIGLSCKNAILIVEFAALAQQKGASIVEAALQGASLRLRPILMTSIAFGAGILPLVFATGAGAASRQEIGTSILGGVLFGTVLVFVFIPFMFVMIRRVVVNRNSIT; encoded by the coding sequence ATGTTATCAAGGTTTTTTATACAGCGACCAATTTTTGCTGGGGTACTGGCAATCATGGTTATGGCGTTTGGTATTTTTGCAATGCTGAACCTTCCCATTGAGCGTTATCCGGATATCGCGCCACCAAGAATTACCATTTCTACCAGTTATGCGGGTGCCGATGCCGAAACGGTAGAAGAAAGTGTTACCCAAGTTTTGGAGCAACAAATAAAGGGAATCGATCACTTATTATATTTTAATTCGAGTAGTGATTCATCTGGTCGTAGCCGCATTAGCCTCAGTTTTGAAACAGGGACGAATCCAGATACAGCCCAAGTTCAAGTTCAAAATAATATTAATAGCGCCATTAACCGCTTACCCGATGACGTACAACGACAAGGGGTCAATGTATATAAATCATTGGGCGATACCTTTATGGTAATTGGTTTATATGATGAGCGTGGTGCAGCGAATAACATCGAATTATCGGATTATTTAACCAATCATATTGAACAAGAATTAGCGCGTTTAGATGGTGTGGGGGAAGTTGATGTATTTGGTTCGCAATATGCGATGCGTATTTGGTTAGACCCACATGCATTGAAAAAATTTCAATTAATGCCGTCAGATATTCGGACATCTATTGAAGCACAAAATACGCAAGTTGCCGCAGGGGGAATTGGTGATTTACCAACGCTAGATCAGCAATATCTCAATGCCAAAGTTATTGCTGGTTCACGGCTTAAAACAGCCGATGAGTTTAAAGAAATTATTGTCAAGTCTAATCCTGATGGTAGCTTGATATATTTAAAAGATGTGGCACGCGTAGAATTGGGAGCGGAAAACTACCAATCATTTAATACCATTAATGGACATGCATCTGCTGGTATGGCGATTTCGCTGGCATCCGGTGCAAATGCGTTGGCAACATCAAAAATTATTAAAGCAGAATTGGCACGGCTTGCAACGCAATTACCACAAGGCTATAAAATTGTATATCCACGTGATAACACACCATTTGTGCAAGCTTCAATAGAAGAGGTCGTTAAGACCTTAATCGAAGCAATGCTTTTAGTTGTTCTGGTGATGTATTTATTTCTACAAAGCTGGAGAGCAACACTTATTCCAACGATTACCGTTCCTGTGGTGATTTTGGGAACTTTTGCTATTTTAGCAGTGTTTGGAATGAGTATTAACACCTTAACTTTATTTGCCTTGGTATTGGCTATTGGTTTGTTGGTTGATGATGCCATTGTTGTGGTGGAGAACGTCGAGCGCTTAATGCATGAACAAGCCATGGATGCTCAGCAAGCAGCATTGGCATCCATGCAAGACATGAGTGGGGCATTAATTGGGATTACTTTAGTGCTGACAGCAGTATTTATTCCCATGGCATTTTTTCCCGGGGCAACAGGTGTAATTTATCGACAATTTTCGGTTACTTTAGTCGCAGCAATGAGTTTATCTCTGCTGACAGCTTTAATCTTAACACCAGCACTTTGTGCAATTATTTTAAAACCAAAACAAAAAACTGCGCGTTGGGCTGAGCTATTTAATAACACTTTAAAGAGTATCGATACGTATTATAGAAAAACCATTCACCTGACTTTAAATTATAAATGGGCGATGATGATTTGTTTTATCGCGCTTATCGCTGTTTTTAGCTTATTGTATCGCGCGTTGCCTACGAGTTTTATACCCAGTGAAGACCAAGGAATACTGAGTGTACAGTTTCGTTTAGTGGATGGTGCACCGATGAGTAAAAGTGTAGTGGTGGGTGAACAGATTCAACGTTATTTTTTAGAACAAGAAAAAGCCAATGTAGATATCGTGCTGATGCGTTATGGGCGTAATTTTTCTGGCACTGCACAAAATCTTGGTACTGGTTTTGTGGCGTTAAAATCTTGGGATCAGCGTAAATCACCAGAGCAAACCGCCTTAGCGATTAAACAACGTGCGGAAAAATATTTTAGACAGCATTTAGAAGTTTCTTTTGTGTTGGTGAGTTTACCTGCTGCAGTCAGTGGTTTAGGCGATACCAATAGCCTTGATTTCTGGCTGCAAGATGTAAATGGACAAGGGCGTCAATATTTGCAGCAGCAATATGAGGCGATTAAATTAAAAGCAAATGAATATGACAGTTTTGAGAAATTTCAAAACCGTAGTAATCCAGACAAAGCCAAGTTAAATGTCAAAATTGATCATCGTTTAGCAGCATTACATCAAGTACCGTTACCCGCTATTAATAGCACCCTATCTACGGCATGGGGAGGGAGTTATGTGAATGACTTTATTGATCGCGGTAAGATTAAGCGCGTATATATGCAGGGTGATGCTGCATACCGCTCTAAACCAGAAGATTTAGCACAATGGGCGGTGCGGAATCAAAATAATCAAATGATAGAGTTTAGTAACTTTGCCAGTATTAATTGGGATGGTGGACCTGATGTCGTGAATCGCTTCCAAGGCTATCGCGCTTTATCCATGGAAGCAGATAGTCATGCCAATGCGAGTACGGGTGTAGCAATGCGTGATATTCAACATTTGGTTGATCAATTCCCAGGAATTAGTGTGGCTTGGAGTGGTTTATCCCTACAAGAGCAACAAGCCAAACAACAAGCGCTTTGGTTATATTTATCATCGATTGGTTTTATTTTCTTATGCCTTGCAGCCCTATATGAAAGTTGGTCTATTCCTACCGCAGTGATGACCGCCATTCCGCTGGGGATGGGCGGAAATATCGTCTTCAGTAGTATGTTTGGCTTGGCAAATGATATTTATTTTCAGATTGCCTTACTGACGACCATTGGTTTGTCTTGTAAAAATGCCATATTAATTGTTGAGTTTGCAGCATTAGCGCAACAAAAAGGTGCTTCAATAGTGGAGGCGGCATTACAAGGCGCAAGTTTGCGACTACGCCCAATTTTGATGACTTCGATTGCATTTGGGGCGGGTATTTTACCTTTGGTTTTTGCAACAGGGGCGGGGGCTGCGAGTCGTCAAGAAATTGGTACCAGTATATTGGGTGGTGTATTATTTGGTACGGTATTGGTCTTTGTATTTATTCCTTTTATGTTTGTTATGATTCGTAGAGTAGTAGTGAATAGAAACAGCATAACTTAA